In Elaeis guineensis isolate ETL-2024a chromosome 1, EG11, whole genome shotgun sequence, a genomic segment contains:
- the LOC105060227 gene encoding deSI-like protein At4g17486 isoform X1, with protein sequence MALQEAEDRDGARVPQRLRSDPVQCLRLLARPGRLPLRRPRVFVIAAVHGVEYAYGAHEHATTGIFEGEPRQCPGFVFRKSILIGRTDLGPRDVRALMEELATEYTGNTYNLISKNCNHFCNEACLRLTNKPIPRWVNRLARIGFLCNCVLPVQVAAVRSRRDKAEGKREGEKRKLRSNSTRFPPPTTSSSTTAAPISSIPSSGTIRSRRRSRRSSSSSSVSSS encoded by the exons ATGGCGCTCCAGGAAGCGGAAGACCGGGACGGTGCCCGTGTACCTCAACGTCTACGATCTGACCCCGTTCAATGTCTACGCCTACTGGCTCGGCCTGGGCGTCTACCACTCCGGCGTCCAag ggtttttgtGATTGCGGCAGTGCACGGGGTGGAGTACGCGTACGGAGCGCACGAGCACGCGACGACGGGGATATTCGAAGGGGAGCCGCGGCAGTGCCCGGGGTTCGTTTTCCGGAAGTCGATCCTGATCGGGCGAACGGATCTGGGGCCGCGGGATGTGAGGGCGCTTATGGAGGAGCTGGCCACGGAGTACACCGGCAACACCTACAACCTCATCTCCAAGAACTGCAACCATTTCTGCAACGAGGCCTGCCTCCGCCTCACCAACAAGCCCATCCCTCGCTGGGTAAATCGTCTCGCCAGGATCG GTTTTCTTTGCAATTGCGTGCTGCCGGTGCAAGTGGCGGCGGTGAGGAGTCGCAGAGACAAGGCCGAGGGAAAGCGAGAAGGGGAGAAGAGGAAACTGAGAAGCAATTCCACTCGATTCCCTCCTCCCACCACCTCCTCTTCTACTACTGCAGCTCCCATTTCCTCTATTCCTTCTTCGGGGACTATTAGAAGCCGTAGAAGAAGTCGGCGCTCTTCGTCGTCTTCTTCGGTTTCCTCATCTTAG
- the LOC105060227 gene encoding deSI-like protein At4g17486 isoform X2, giving the protein MFIRWRSRKRKTGTVPVYLNVYDLTPFNVYAYWLGLGVYHSGVQVHGVEYAYGAHEHATTGIFEGEPRQCPGFVFRKSILIGRTDLGPRDVRALMEELATEYTGNTYNLISKNCNHFCNEACLRLTNKPIPRWVNRLARIGFLCNCVLPVQVAAVRSRRDKAEGKREGEKRKLRSNSTRFPPPTTSSSTTAAPISSIPSSGTIRSRRRSRRSSSSSSVSSS; this is encoded by the exons ATGTTCATCCGATGGCGCTCCAGGAAGCGGAAGACCGGGACGGTGCCCGTGTACCTCAACGTCTACGATCTGACCCCGTTCAATGTCTACGCCTACTGGCTCGGCCTGGGCGTCTACCACTCCGGCGTCCAag TGCACGGGGTGGAGTACGCGTACGGAGCGCACGAGCACGCGACGACGGGGATATTCGAAGGGGAGCCGCGGCAGTGCCCGGGGTTCGTTTTCCGGAAGTCGATCCTGATCGGGCGAACGGATCTGGGGCCGCGGGATGTGAGGGCGCTTATGGAGGAGCTGGCCACGGAGTACACCGGCAACACCTACAACCTCATCTCCAAGAACTGCAACCATTTCTGCAACGAGGCCTGCCTCCGCCTCACCAACAAGCCCATCCCTCGCTGGGTAAATCGTCTCGCCAGGATCG GTTTTCTTTGCAATTGCGTGCTGCCGGTGCAAGTGGCGGCGGTGAGGAGTCGCAGAGACAAGGCCGAGGGAAAGCGAGAAGGGGAGAAGAGGAAACTGAGAAGCAATTCCACTCGATTCCCTCCTCCCACCACCTCCTCTTCTACTACTGCAGCTCCCATTTCCTCTATTCCTTCTTCGGGGACTATTAGAAGCCGTAGAAGAAGTCGGCGCTCTTCGTCGTCTTCTTCGGTTTCCTCATCTTAG